One genomic segment of Brachionichthys hirsutus isolate HB-005 unplaced genomic scaffold, CSIRO-AGI_Bhir_v1 contig_248, whole genome shotgun sequence includes these proteins:
- the LOC137912883 gene encoding bifunctional heparan sulfate N-deacetylase/N-sulfotransferase 4-like, which translates to MTVAVRFRRHLRRLLLLLASCCLVSLLLSAYFLFTNSSPSMQLGQSPEPACSQPLAMSSYHQLPYPYPPNPPHTHIHTEPVVLVLVESQYSQLGQDIVAILESAHFQFRMEIASGKGDLPPLTEKGRGRYSLIIYENLLKYAHADMWNRQLLHQYCTEYRVGIIGFYRSTENSPPLLKLRGLPLVLRTNQVLWDCCVVSSSPLLHLTKPGTDRGPLPGEDWTSFNSNHSTYHAVLHARAKEGAGAGSGDNSGLGFSSGLQATVVQDIGLYDGVRRVLFGQGLGYWLHRLILVDSISYLTNRKLTLGLDRHILVDIDDIFVGKEGTRMNANDVKALLDTQRQLRSQISNFTFNLGFSGKFYHTGTAEEDKGDDLLLKYVDEFWWFPHMWSHMQPHLFHNESSLLEQMVLNKEFALEHNIPVDLGYAVAPHHSGVYPVHLQLYKAWRRVWNIQVTSTEEYPHLKPARYRKGFIHNSIMVLPRQTCGLFTHTIYYKEYPGGPKELDKSIRGGELFLTVLLNPISIFMTHLSNYGNDRLGLYTFVHLASFLRSWTNLKLHTLPPLQLAHKYFQLFPEQRNPLWQNPCDDKRHKDIWSKEKTCDRLPKFMVIGPQKTGTTALYLFLLMHPSISSNFPSLKTYEEVQFFNTNNYHKGIDWYMEFFPVPSNVTTDFLFEKSANYFPSEESPRRAAALLPKAKVITLLINPSDRAYSWYQHQRAHEDHAALQFTFYDVISARPGSPVELRSLQSRCLIPGLYSAHLERWLTYYPANQVMIIDGHQLRTDPAAVMDEVQKFLGVTPHFNFSQALTFDPQKGFWCQLLEGGKTKCLGKSKGRKYPPMEPEAHAYLSRYYREHNVELSKLLHRLGQPLPSWLRQELQKITFASMKRGQRLRTRK; encoded by the exons ATGACGGTGGCAGTTCGATTCCGTCGCCATCTGCGTcggctcctgctcctgctggccTCCTGTTGCCTcgtctccctccttctctcggCTTACTTTCTGTTCACGAACTCCTCCCCGTCCATGCAGCTCGGACAGTCCCCCGAGCCTGCCTGCTCCCAGCCGCTCGCCATGTCTTCATATCATCAACTTCCTTACCCGTACCCTCCCAACCCTCCTCACACGCATATCCACACTGAGCCGGTagtgctggtgctggtggaaTCCCAGTACTCCCAGCTGGGTCAGGACATCGTGGCTATATTGGAGTCAGCGCACTTCCAATTCCGCATGGAGATTGCCTCAGGGAAGGGCGACCTTCCTCCGCTGACAGAGAAGGGCCGTGGCCGATATTCCCTGATCATTTATGAGAATCTATTAAAGTATGCACATGCAGACATGTGGAACAGACAGCTTTTGCATCAATACTGCACTGAGTACAGAGTGGGCATCATCGGTTTTTACCGCTCCACTGAGAACTCCCCACCTCTCCTCAAACTCAGAGGCCTCCCATTGGTTCTCAGGACCAACCAGGTACTTTGGGACTGCTGCGTGGTGTCTAGCTCACCTCTCCTACACCTGACCAAGCCCGGAACAGACCGAGGACCTTTACCCGGGGAGGACTGGACCTCCTTTAACTCTAACCACTCCACTTACCACGCTGTGTTGCATGCACGGGCCAAGGAGGGAGCAGGGGCAGGTAGCGGCGATAATTCAGGGCTCGGCTTTAGTTCAGGCCTACAAGCCACTGTGGTGCAGGACATTGGACTCTACGATGGGGTGAGGAGGGTACTATTCGGCCAGGGACTGGGCTACTGGCTCCATAGACTCATCCTGGTGGATTCCATCTCCTACCTCACGAACAGAAAGCTCACTTTGGGTCTGGATCGGCACATACTGGTGGATATAGATGACATTTTTGTGGGGAAGGAAGGGACACGCATGAACGCCAACGATGTAAAG GCTCTTCTTGATACTCAGAGACAGCTGCGTTCTCAAATCTCCAACTTTACCTTCAACCTGGGCTTTTCTGGGAAGTTCTACCACACCG GCACTGCCGAGGAGGACAAAGGGGATGATTTGCTGTTGAAGTATGTGGATGAGTTCTGGTGGTTCCCCCACATGTGGAGCCACATGCAGCCTCACCTCTTCCACAACGAGTCCTCCCTGCTGGAGCAGATGGTCCTCAACAAGGAATTTGCACTG GAACACAACATCCCAGTGGACCTGGGCTATGCTGTGGCCCCGCACCATTCAGGCGTCTACCctgttcacctgcagctgtACAAGGCTTGGAGACGTGTGTGGAACATCCAGGTCACCAGCACTGAAGAGTACCCCCACCTCAAGCCTGCCCGCTACCGCAAGGGTTTCATCCACAACAGCATCATG GTGCTCCCCCGTCAGACGTGTGGCCTGTTCACTCACACCATCTACTATAAGGAATATCCTGGTGGACCGAAAGAACTGGACAAAAGCATCCGAGGAGGGGAGCTTTTTCTGACTGTGCTGCTCAATCCG ATCAGCATATTCATGACCCACCTGTCAAACTATGGCAATGACCGCCTGGGTCTTTACACATTTGTTCACTTGGCCTCCTTCCTTCGTTCATGGACCAACCTAAAGCTTCATACACTCCCACCACTGCAGCTTGCACACAAGTACTTCCAGCTCTTTCCTGAACAAAGAAACCCACTCTGGCAG AATCCATGTGATGACAAACGGCACAAAGATATTTGGTCTAAAGAAAAAACCTGCGACAGATTACCCAAGTTCATGGTCATAGGACCACAGAAAACAG GAACGACAGCTCTTTATCTCTTCCTACTCatgcatccctccatctctagtAACTTCCCCAGTCTAAAGACGTATGAGGAGGTCCAGTTCTTCAACACCAATAACTACCACAAAGGAATAGACTG GTACATGGAGTTTTTCCCTGTGCCCTCTAATGTTACCACAGACTTCCTCTTTGAGAAGAGCGCCAACTACTTCCCCTCAGAGGAGTCCCCACGGCGAGCGGCTGCCCTGCTGCCCAAGGCCAAGGTCATCACCCTGCTCATTAACCCCTCTGACAGGGCCTACAGCTGGTATCAG CATCAGAGAGCTCATGAGGACCATGCAGCTCTGCAGTTCACGttctatgatgtcatcagtgcgAGACCCGGATCGCCAGTGGAACTCCGCTCCCTTCAGAGCCGCTGCCTCATCCCCGGTCTCTACTCCGCGCACCTAGAGAGGTGGCTCACTTACTACCCGGCTAACCAG GTGATGATCATAGATGGCCATCAGCTGAGAACTGACCCTGCAGCAGTGATGGATGAAGTGCAAAAGTTCTTGGGAGTTACTCCTCATTTCAACTTTTCCCAGGCCCTCAC GTTTGACCCTCAGAAGGGTTTCTGGTGCCAGCTCCTCGAGGGAGGCAAAACTAAATGCTTGGGAAAGAGCAAAGGGAGGAAGTACCCCCCTATGGAGCCAGAG GCCCATGCATATCTCTCCAGGTACTACAGGGAACACAACGTGGAGCTGTCGAAGCTGCTGCATCGCCTCGGGCAGCCGCTTCCCTCCTGGCTAAGACAGGAGCTtcagaag ATAACCTTTGCATCAATGAAGCGGGGTCAAAGGTTGAGGACGAGGAAGTGA